In Leptospira perdikensis, a single genomic region encodes these proteins:
- a CDS encoding DNA gyrase subunit A, with protein MKNEEQYPKRPFEDQVNDDQRKYSRYVCDSRAIPQEIDGLKPVQRRILWAMWNSDARNRHTKTVKVAGLAMGYHPHGDRSIQDALSQMAQDFAFANNYPLVHGEGTFGDVLDPNAIASPRYTEVKLSDFAKDLGFFESLPDIDYVKNYDETEDEPIHFVGKVPVVLLNNIQGIATGFRCFIPAHKLSDVIESQVTYLKTGKPKKITPWYKGYGGEVKLSKNDNGNTVMSTTFGFKKEDGKLFLVDSPMNWNREKVVNYLDDLIEKKDNWLKDYVDHSSQTFKIELVAKKGEEPSEKEIKELFSKENNEVLTINVITHEGKLRNFNPEEIIKRFCDFRKTHLIRRFKRLAGLEKEKIDRNSELIRFIKEKWNEKVTGIKSKKEFEDKLKAAKFVYFEWLSSIPVYRMTLEEVRKCEDAIVEAKTKYTEYTALQKDDKKLTGFMTDELDELKKKWDPK; from the coding sequence ATGAAGAACGAAGAACAGTATCCAAAACGCCCCTTTGAAGACCAAGTGAATGATGACCAAAGGAAATACTCTCGCTATGTATGTGATTCGAGAGCCATTCCGCAAGAAATTGATGGTCTAAAGCCTGTTCAACGAAGGATTTTATGGGCAATGTGGAACTCGGATGCCCGAAACCGTCACACAAAAACAGTAAAAGTTGCCGGTCTTGCTATGGGATACCATCCGCACGGGGATCGTTCCATCCAAGATGCCCTTTCGCAAATGGCACAAGACTTTGCATTTGCAAATAACTATCCTTTGGTACATGGAGAAGGAACCTTCGGTGACGTTTTGGACCCGAATGCAATCGCTTCTCCGCGTTATACGGAAGTCAAACTTTCCGACTTTGCTAAGGATTTAGGATTTTTCGAAAGTTTACCTGATATTGATTATGTCAAAAACTATGATGAAACCGAAGACGAACCCATTCATTTCGTCGGAAAAGTTCCGGTTGTACTCTTAAATAACATCCAAGGAATCGCAACGGGTTTTCGTTGTTTCATTCCTGCTCACAAACTCAGTGATGTGATCGAATCCCAAGTTACTTATTTAAAGACAGGAAAACCAAAAAAGATCACTCCATGGTACAAAGGGTACGGTGGGGAAGTGAAGTTGTCTAAAAATGACAACGGTAACACTGTTATGTCGACTACTTTCGGATTCAAAAAAGAAGATGGAAAGTTGTTCCTTGTTGACTCCCCAATGAACTGGAACCGAGAGAAGGTAGTAAACTATCTAGATGATTTGATTGAGAAAAAAGACAATTGGCTGAAAGACTATGTGGATCACTCCAGCCAAACTTTTAAAATTGAACTCGTTGCCAAAAAAGGCGAGGAACCTTCTGAAAAAGAGATCAAAGAATTGTTTTCCAAAGAAAACAATGAAGTTCTTACAATCAACGTAATCACTCACGAAGGAAAACTTCGTAACTTTAACCCTGAAGAAATTATCAAACGATTCTGCGATTTTAGAAAAACACATCTCATTCGTCGTTTCAAACGATTGGCAGGTTTAGAAAAAGAAAAGATCGATCGTAACTCAGAACTCATTCGATTCATCAAAGAAAAATGGAACGAAAAGGTAACAGGGATTAAATCTAAAAAAGAATTTGAAGACAAGTTGAAAGCCGCCAAGTTCGTTTATTTCGAATGGTTGAGTTCTATTCCCGTCTATAGAATGACTTTGGAAGAAGTTCGTAAATGCGAAGATGCCATTGTGGAAGCAAAAACGAAATACACAGAGTATACGGCATTACAAAAAGATGATAAAAAACTCACCGGTTTTATGACCGATGAACTTGATGAACTGAAGAAAAAATGGGATCCGAAATAA
- a CDS encoding glycosyltransferase: MILHVNTSREWRGGEQQLYYLVQGLATFKIPQIVVGQPGSPLETKCKENGYEFVPIEMRGEWDRKAYKNIRSLCISKNIKLIHTHTAHAHTLALLAKRNHLNIPLIVSRRVDFKPKSSFFSRWKYQHLANDYYLPVSQKIKEVMIDSKIAPERIITVYSGIDLKRFSKSAPHEYLRDEFQISKKCIVIGNVAALVDHKDQETLLNAIAKMKTNTDFRLMIVGDGKLENKLKNQAEQLGITNRVIFTGYRKDIPALLSLFNIFTLTSKEEGLGTSVLDAMASGLPIVATNGGGIGEMLDHNEGAYMCSVGDSESIAQGLDKLVGSEELRTKFGTFNKTSVKRFSVTKTVEKTKLIYYSFLGDSLYGDGT; this comes from the coding sequence TTGATCCTTCATGTCAATACTTCCCGCGAATGGCGCGGCGGAGAACAACAGCTTTATTATTTAGTCCAAGGACTTGCCACTTTTAAAATCCCACAAATCGTTGTCGGCCAACCTGGTTCCCCACTAGAAACGAAATGTAAAGAGAATGGATATGAATTTGTTCCAATTGAAATGCGTGGGGAATGGGACAGAAAAGCATATAAGAATATTCGATCACTTTGTATTTCTAAAAATATTAAACTAATCCATACACATACGGCTCATGCACATACATTGGCCTTACTTGCAAAACGAAATCACCTAAACATTCCATTGATTGTATCAAGACGAGTGGACTTCAAACCCAAATCTAGTTTTTTCTCAAGATGGAAATACCAACATTTAGCGAATGATTATTATCTTCCTGTCTCACAGAAAATCAAAGAAGTCATGATAGATAGTAAAATTGCTCCAGAAAGAATCATAACTGTTTATTCTGGAATTGATTTAAAAAGATTTTCGAAATCAGCACCTCACGAATACTTAAGAGACGAATTTCAAATCTCCAAAAAATGTATTGTGATTGGAAATGTGGCAGCTCTTGTTGATCACAAAGACCAAGAAACTTTGTTAAATGCAATCGCGAAGATGAAAACAAATACAGATTTCCGCCTAATGATTGTAGGTGACGGAAAACTCGAAAACAAACTCAAAAACCAAGCGGAACAATTAGGCATCACAAACAGAGTTATTTTCACCGGATATCGCAAAGACATACCAGCTCTACTATCCCTATTCAATATTTTCACACTCACTTCCAAAGAAGAGGGACTAGGAACATCTGTTTTAGATGCTATGGCATCAGGGCTTCCCATTGTAGCCACAAATGGTGGAGGGATTGGAGAGATGTTGGATCATAATGAAGGGGCTTACATGTGTTCGGTGGGAGATTCAGAGAGTATCGCCCAAGGTTTGGACAAACTTGTTGGATCCGAAGAATTACGAACCAAGTTCGGAACTTTCAACAAAACCTCGGTCAAACGATTTTCTGTCACCAAAACAGTTGAAAAAACAAAACTAATCTATTATTCCTTTTTAGGAGATAGTTTATACGGAGACGGAACATGA
- a CDS encoding DUF3015 family protein encodes MKKLTLISTIGISMVLLASQMSAAPKYGMAGCGLGTLVMPTGNQVFVATTNGTSGSQTFGITTGTSNCKADGVAQKEHAREIYVHMNFDGLEQEMAAGKGEKLSNLATLFECKSGVRFNEVVKENYSRIFTEESKANPSLMLSNLHETLEKDQTVKNYCKI; translated from the coding sequence ATGAAAAAGTTAACACTCATCTCCACAATCGGAATCTCCATGGTTCTCCTTGCCTCTCAAATGTCTGCTGCACCTAAATACGGTATGGCGGGTTGCGGACTTGGAACTCTCGTAATGCCTACTGGCAATCAAGTGTTTGTTGCTACAACAAACGGAACTTCAGGAAGCCAAACTTTTGGTATCACTACTGGAACGTCTAACTGTAAAGCTGACGGCGTTGCTCAAAAAGAACATGCACGTGAAATCTATGTGCATATGAACTTTGATGGTTTAGAACAAGAAATGGCAGCTGGTAAAGGGGAAAAACTCTCTAACCTAGCGACTCTTTTTGAATGCAAATCAGGCGTTCGCTTCAATGAAGTAGTGAAAGAAAACTACTCTAGAATCTTCACAGAAGAATCTAAAGCAAACCCTAGTTTGATGTTGTCCAACCTTCATGAAACTTTGGAAAAAGACCAAACAGTAAAAAATTACTGTAAAATCTAA
- a CDS encoding ATP-binding protein, translating into MSSVKHFRKELKRTLEDNGFSFDNIMQIELAADEALTNAVAANVSCHCDETIICRWRIDSSKFTLYILDYGSGLSEDGSLPEIDKELIRTNQSQCFSSFLDHIKNHQSKKPDTLPYNGSGQKHKNMGKGLKIINAMMDSVKVMFHGEGMVDEAPAGFKVMGSIIALEYDRSKHL; encoded by the coding sequence ATGTCTTCCGTCAAACACTTCCGAAAAGAGCTAAAACGCACATTAGAAGACAACGGCTTTAGCTTTGATAATATTATGCAAATTGAACTGGCTGCTGACGAAGCGCTCACGAACGCGGTTGCTGCCAATGTTTCCTGCCATTGTGATGAAACCATCATTTGCCGATGGCGGATCGATTCCTCAAAATTCACTCTTTATATTTTGGATTATGGATCAGGTCTCTCGGAAGATGGTTCTCTTCCGGAAATAGACAAAGAACTAATTCGCACCAACCAGTCACAATGTTTTAGTAGTTTCCTCGACCACATCAAAAACCACCAAAGTAAAAAACCGGACACCCTTCCTTATAATGGCTCAGGTCAAAAACATAAGAACATGGGAAAAGGATTGAAAATTATCAATGCCATGATGGACTCCGTAAAAGTAATGTTTCACGGAGAAGGAATGGTAGACGAAGCTCCGGCGGGGTTCAAAGTTATGGGCTCCATCATCGCTCTCGAATACGACCGTTCCAAACACTTATAA
- a CDS encoding toprim domain-containing protein, producing the protein MAQKTEKTSGNSRNFKKLSNVEHVRMRTGMWLGQNSLSTFEQHFFTKDNAGTYDILHEELSDIPAKLKCLDEACMNCVDEYRKNLNDKAIPEKDKMNKLIIQLSTDRKRVTIQDNGRGIPADNAEGVYLHLMYGENFDDKVKEDHVAGQNGVGISLVRMVSSFFRVKTINGGKAYKKMFSIHDDVKKTIRSFKLSKEDTERVHLYYDEHGTFVDCPLLSADQIKQLKAPCDKTGMTAVVETAKKEDHGTTVEFELNPSYFNNLDTSFNINLVKQYLQDIAMSNPGLEVVFIHKTGKEKYKFKKGFDEIFSNSEMVYYKLDYSDKTSASQINMDTYVVVGQNKTLTWVNSIFCPQGGSAIEYLENRLCDEVRKKSQIVSLEKKLNTQCTRNDVRSCFHMYVNLRILNPRFKSQDKSYLINDLNDDIRKAVDKHLDKLLKKTGLIEEIKMVMERRTQLKQLEDAQKGLRKASRNNIPKLMPPTGKPNDPGRILFVAEGDSAIAGLRPARNPKLHGLFPLRGKPLNCKGMSLAKALQNEEMKNIVAIVGLPLDQKVKSIDELHYDRISIITDADFDGYAIRSLMLSFFYEYWPELFELGFINISAAPLYEVDVKWKDAKKETVFCIDDSDYDKLVARVNKQGAEITRKKRNKGLGETGKEAMKYAVDHCMTTITVGNKKTAKNTQDLWFHKDYAEKRREAISEYSMSVIED; encoded by the coding sequence ATGGCTCAAAAAACTGAAAAAACCTCAGGAAATTCGCGAAATTTTAAAAAATTATCGAATGTAGAACACGTTCGGATGCGGACAGGAATGTGGCTTGGGCAAAACTCCCTTTCCACTTTTGAACAACACTTTTTTACAAAAGATAACGCCGGCACTTACGACATTCTTCACGAAGAACTTTCTGACATCCCTGCCAAACTGAAATGTTTGGATGAGGCTTGTATGAATTGTGTGGATGAATATAGAAAGAACTTAAACGATAAGGCGATCCCAGAAAAAGACAAAATGAATAAACTCATCATTCAATTGTCTACGGATCGCAAACGTGTGACCATCCAGGACAATGGGCGTGGGATTCCCGCTGATAATGCTGAAGGTGTGTATCTCCATTTGATGTATGGGGAAAACTTTGATGATAAAGTTAAAGAGGATCATGTTGCCGGTCAAAATGGTGTGGGGATCTCTCTTGTTCGTATGGTTTCATCTTTCTTTCGTGTGAAGACCATCAATGGTGGAAAAGCTTACAAAAAAATGTTTAGCATTCACGATGATGTGAAAAAAACCATTCGTAGTTTTAAACTTTCTAAAGAAGATACAGAACGAGTTCATTTATATTACGATGAACATGGAACATTTGTTGACTGTCCACTTTTGTCAGCTGATCAAATCAAACAACTAAAAGCACCTTGTGATAAAACAGGAATGACAGCTGTTGTTGAAACAGCTAAAAAAGAAGATCACGGAACCACAGTTGAGTTTGAATTAAATCCTTCTTATTTTAATAATTTGGATACTTCTTTTAACATTAATTTGGTGAAGCAATATCTCCAAGACATTGCTATGTCCAACCCTGGTTTAGAAGTAGTGTTTATTCACAAAACTGGAAAAGAAAAGTATAAATTTAAAAAAGGTTTTGATGAGATTTTTAGTAATTCCGAGATGGTTTACTACAAGTTAGATTATTCTGATAAAACTTCGGCTTCCCAAATCAATATGGACACTTATGTGGTTGTGGGCCAAAACAAAACACTCACTTGGGTGAACTCTATTTTCTGTCCACAGGGTGGATCTGCCATTGAGTATTTAGAAAACAGACTTTGCGATGAAGTTCGTAAAAAATCGCAAATTGTCAGTTTAGAAAAGAAACTGAATACACAATGTACACGTAACGACGTTAGAAGTTGTTTCCATATGTATGTGAACCTTCGGATTCTCAATCCTCGTTTTAAATCCCAAGATAAGTCTTATCTCATCAATGATTTGAACGATGACATCCGAAAAGCGGTCGACAAACATTTGGACAAACTTTTAAAGAAAACCGGCCTTATCGAAGAAATTAAGATGGTAATGGAGCGTAGAACCCAGCTAAAACAGCTCGAGGACGCGCAGAAAGGCCTCCGTAAGGCGTCTCGGAACAATATCCCTAAGCTTATGCCTCCAACGGGCAAACCAAACGATCCAGGTCGAATTCTATTTGTGGCGGAAGGGGACTCGGCGATTGCGGGTTTACGTCCGGCAAGAAATCCGAAATTACACGGTCTTTTCCCTTTACGAGGAAAACCTCTCAACTGTAAGGGAATGTCTTTAGCAAAGGCCTTACAAAACGAAGAGATGAAAAACATTGTTGCCATTGTGGGCCTTCCTCTCGATCAAAAAGTGAAGTCCATCGATGAACTACATTATGATCGTATCAGCATCATCACGGATGCGGATTTTGATGGATATGCCATCCGTTCTCTTATGTTGTCTTTTTTCTATGAATATTGGCCTGAACTTTTTGAGTTGGGTTTTATCAATATCTCTGCGGCACCACTTTACGAAGTAGATGTGAAATGGAAGGATGCAAAAAAAGAAACGGTTTTCTGTATTGATGATTCCGACTACGATAAGTTAGTCGCTCGTGTTAACAAACAAGGTGCCGAAATCACTCGTAAAAAACGAAACAAGGGATTAGGGGAAACTGGTAAAGAAGCCATGAAGTATGCGGTGGATCATTGTATGACTACCATTACTGTGGGAAACAAAAAGACTGCCAAAAATACCCAAGACCTTTGGTTCCATAAAGATTATGCAGAAAAACGCCGCGAAGCAATTTCTGAATACTCGATGAGTGTGATCGAAGATTAA
- a CDS encoding DUF3015 domain-containing protein: MGKRITSILFLSAAVVAVTMTSTSVEAKKYGMAGCGLGSLIISNNDITQIFAATSNGIYGNQTFGITSGTSNCTADGVVKQDKVQELFITMNYDSLGQEMASGKGEKLESLGNLLGCSSDSLSRFGQVTKENYAKLITEDSTPASVLSAVKSEVKSDKILAKSCSQI; this comes from the coding sequence ATGGGAAAAAGAATTACCTCAATCCTATTTTTGTCTGCTGCCGTTGTAGCTGTCACAATGACATCTACTTCTGTGGAAGCCAAAAAATATGGTATGGCTGGCTGCGGATTAGGATCATTGATTATTTCAAACAATGACATCACTCAAATTTTCGCTGCTACATCAAATGGGATTTACGGAAACCAAACTTTTGGTATTACATCTGGAACATCCAATTGTACTGCTGATGGTGTTGTGAAACAAGACAAAGTACAAGAATTGTTCATCACGATGAACTATGACTCTCTAGGTCAAGAAATGGCTTCAGGGAAAGGGGAAAAATTAGAATCTCTTGGAAACCTTCTCGGTTGTTCTAGCGATTCTTTATCAAGATTTGGCCAAGTAACGAAAGAAAACTATGCTAAACTCATCACAGAAGATTCAACTCCTGCAAGTGTACTTTCAGCAGTTAAGTCAGAAGTTAAAAGCGATAAAATCCTCGCAAAGTCTTGTTCACAAATTTAA
- a CDS encoding serine hydrolase domain-containing protein has translation MNPRSPKNTKSSKKSPSKTKPKAKEDPLLPIRTLPILLPLPPLSNRKRISFFLFLNILFFLQCSSVQEKPKEVYHNNPVVTEKVVLSKIEELQNSGIHSLSYMYLLGDGVIHSGVLGGEKKEKIQRFKIGSITKLFTGIALLQLQEKGKLKLDDKLSRFLPEIKTIQSREKNFREITLRDILTHQSGLPSDLASGFFLSPDANDTEILESFRSLPSHLIHMERNEPGKVHSYSNFGFGLLGVVIERVSGLGIEDYFQKEIFARAGMKHSTLLEVYENSELVPGYHGFFWKTKTARPKIRDLTAGSLSSTGEDMGLFMKALFQSKKGKGLLSKQSFAEFHRIQKGPSSNFQMKLGLPVLLQKNISGGKTVWTAGHAGSLPPYFADLVYDPETETASFLAGNTTGFATASIQPTNKAVMDTIFEYKTGGSLESPPIGERKEQNQLDGYYGLYASPFGIHELKPGKTPKLDIMGIDFDLVERENRFGTDLRLFFGLIPVKDKTIESFRLEFEPWEGEKIFTLYSADMTKGSIGFAHRFQPNQKLPDATYLTSYQTKDPHSIIPRVELNKDKRGFLLATIGYSLGGLGYSIASPCLLESPTTLRILGYGRNLGEKIELKTVEGKPRLVYSGIEFLAD, from the coding sequence ATGAATCCTCGGTCTCCTAAAAATACAAAGTCTTCAAAAAAGTCACCATCTAAGACCAAACCTAAGGCAAAGGAAGATCCCCTTCTTCCTATCCGAACATTGCCAATACTTTTACCCCTTCCTCCTCTTTCGAATCGCAAACGAATTTCCTTTTTTCTTTTTTTAAACATTCTATTTTTCCTTCAATGTTCTTCTGTGCAAGAAAAACCCAAGGAAGTTTACCATAACAACCCAGTTGTTACCGAGAAAGTGGTATTATCCAAAATAGAAGAATTACAAAATTCAGGAATTCATTCCTTGTCCTATATGTATTTGTTAGGTGATGGAGTGATCCATTCAGGAGTTCTTGGCGGAGAAAAAAAGGAAAAGATCCAGAGATTTAAAATAGGAAGTATTACTAAACTATTTACTGGAATTGCTCTTTTACAATTACAAGAGAAAGGCAAATTGAAGTTAGATGATAAGCTTTCTCGATTCCTTCCAGAAATTAAAACAATTCAGAGCCGAGAGAAAAATTTCAGAGAGATCACTCTTCGAGACATTCTGACTCACCAATCGGGGCTTCCTTCTGATTTAGCTTCTGGTTTTTTTCTTTCTCCCGATGCGAATGATACAGAAATTTTAGAATCCTTTCGTTCCCTTCCGAGCCATCTCATCCATATGGAAAGAAACGAACCAGGGAAAGTACATTCCTATTCCAATTTTGGATTTGGACTTCTCGGAGTGGTAATCGAACGAGTGTCAGGTCTTGGGATCGAAGATTATTTCCAAAAGGAAATTTTTGCGAGAGCAGGAATGAAACATTCCACCTTACTTGAGGTTTATGAAAATTCAGAACTTGTTCCTGGATACCATGGCTTTTTTTGGAAAACAAAAACCGCTCGTCCAAAAATTCGTGATTTGACTGCGGGTTCCCTTTCCTCGACTGGAGAAGATATGGGCCTTTTTATGAAAGCTTTGTTTCAAAGTAAAAAAGGAAAAGGTTTACTCTCAAAACAAAGTTTTGCCGAATTCCATCGGATTCAAAAAGGACCCAGTTCCAATTTTCAAATGAAACTGGGACTTCCGGTTTTACTTCAGAAAAATATAAGTGGTGGTAAAACCGTTTGGACTGCGGGCCATGCGGGCTCTCTCCCACCTTACTTTGCCGATTTGGTTTATGATCCAGAGACAGAAACTGCCAGTTTCCTTGCAGGGAACACCACTGGTTTTGCAACGGCAAGTATTCAACCAACTAACAAAGCGGTCATGGATACGATATTTGAATACAAAACAGGAGGTTCTTTAGAATCTCCGCCGATTGGCGAACGAAAAGAACAAAACCAATTGGATGGTTATTATGGACTTTATGCATCACCTTTTGGAATTCACGAACTAAAGCCAGGCAAAACTCCTAAGCTCGATATCATGGGGATTGATTTTGATTTGGTAGAACGAGAAAATCGGTTTGGCACCGACTTGCGTTTGTTTTTTGGTCTCATCCCCGTGAAGGACAAAACCATCGAAAGTTTTCGTTTGGAATTTGAACCCTGGGAAGGGGAGAAGATTTTTACTTTATATTCGGCTGATATGACAAAAGGAAGTATTGGATTTGCCCACAGATTCCAACCTAACCAGAAATTACCGGATGCCACCTACCTCACTTCCTACCAAACCAAAGATCCGCATTCGATCATCCCACGTGTGGAATTAAACAAAGACAAACGCGGTTTTCTTTTGGCCACCATTGGTTACTCACTGGGGGGACTCGGATATTCGATCGCCTCACCTTGCCTGTTGGAATCACCGACAACCTTACGAATTTTAGGTTACGGACGGAATTTAGGAGAGAAAATTGAACTAAAAACTGTGGAAGGAAAACCCAGGTTGGTGTATTCAGGGATCGAGTTTTTAGCGGATTGA
- the gltX gene encoding glutamate--tRNA ligase has product MTEVRTRFAPSPSGFLHVGGARTALFNYLYAKAKKGKFLLRIEDTDQDRSTEASFKIILESLKWLGMEWDEGPGVGGPNGPYTQSERIHIYKEYTDKLISEKKAYRCFCSAEELDGKKKQADAMGIPYIYDGKCSDLTDGEIQFQIEKKIPYTVRFKTPNKIVIVDDMIQGKVKFESKLIGDFIIVKSDGFPSYNYAVVIDDALMKITHVIRGVGHLSNTPRQILIFEAFGFPLPRFAHASEIVGTDGKKLSKRAGATSVLAFRDLGYSSDTMRNYMALLGWTSPDGKEYMSDEELCSVFDVERCSKSPATFDVFKKLKEDEKETVDFNKLSLLGLAEYLNPKSKLNWMSNKYIRDVKIETLGKELEPFLKDCQIPETYKSGTNPQLLSILDSVRVYLDRLIQAPPYIEEFFLENLQFENEEAKQLVLEGNGKAVVSAFYQYVKSHALVTPDTYKEAMAKAGESTGEKGRTLFMPIRAITTGKSHGLELPILFSLLGQEKLVKRMEQLANALGVKV; this is encoded by the coding sequence ATGACAGAAGTTCGCACCCGTTTTGCACCCTCCCCTTCCGGATTTTTACATGTGGGTGGGGCAAGAACCGCCTTATTTAATTATTTATATGCGAAAGCTAAAAAAGGAAAGTTTTTACTTCGTATTGAAGACACAGACCAAGACCGTTCTACCGAAGCTTCTTTTAAAATCATTTTAGAATCTTTAAAGTGGCTTGGAATGGAATGGGATGAAGGCCCTGGAGTGGGAGGCCCAAATGGCCCGTACACACAGTCCGAAAGAATTCATATTTATAAAGAATACACAGACAAACTGATCTCAGAAAAGAAGGCCTATCGTTGTTTTTGTTCCGCAGAAGAATTGGATGGAAAGAAAAAACAAGCCGATGCTATGGGAATTCCTTATATCTACGATGGAAAATGTTCGGATCTAACTGACGGAGAAATCCAATTCCAAATTGAGAAAAAAATTCCCTACACTGTAAGATTCAAAACTCCAAACAAAATTGTGATCGTAGATGATATGATCCAGGGAAAAGTGAAATTCGAATCCAAACTCATTGGTGACTTTATCATTGTCAAATCTGATGGATTTCCTTCGTATAACTATGCTGTGGTGATCGACGACGCACTCATGAAAATCACACATGTGATTCGAGGAGTGGGTCATCTTTCCAACACCCCTCGCCAAATTTTAATTTTTGAAGCCTTTGGATTTCCACTCCCAAGGTTTGCCCATGCCAGTGAAATTGTAGGAACGGACGGGAAAAAACTTTCCAAACGTGCTGGCGCTACATCGGTTCTTGCTTTCCGTGACCTAGGTTATTCCAGTGATACCATGCGTAATTATATGGCGTTACTTGGATGGACTTCTCCTGATGGAAAAGAATACATGAGTGACGAAGAACTTTGTTCCGTCTTTGATGTGGAACGATGTTCCAAATCCCCTGCTACCTTTGATGTATTTAAAAAACTAAAAGAAGATGAAAAGGAAACAGTTGATTTCAATAAGTTATCTCTTCTTGGCCTTGCTGAATACTTAAATCCCAAATCAAAACTCAACTGGATGTCAAACAAATACATCCGCGATGTAAAAATTGAAACCTTAGGAAAGGAACTCGAACCATTTCTGAAGGATTGTCAAATTCCAGAAACCTACAAGTCGGGAACAAACCCACAACTCCTCTCAATTTTAGATTCCGTTCGTGTCTATTTAGATCGCCTCATCCAAGCTCCACCGTACATCGAAGAATTCTTTTTAGAAAACCTACAATTTGAAAATGAAGAAGCCAAACAATTGGTTTTGGAAGGAAACGGCAAAGCTGTCGTTTCAGCTTTTTACCAATATGTAAAATCCCATGCTTTAGTGACTCCCGATACCTACAAAGAAGCCATGGCCAAGGCCGGCGAATCCACCGGTGAAAAAGGAAGAACCCTTTTTATGCCGATTCGAGCCATCACCACAGGGAAATCCCACGGATTGGAACTCCCCATTCTCTTCAGCCTTCTCGGCCAAGAGAAACTGGTCAAACGGATGGAGCAGCTAGCGAATGCCTTAGGAGTCAAAGTTTAG